The following is a genomic window from Bacteroidia bacterium.
GCGGTCCCTGAGCGAGTTTCAGCGGTCCCTGAGCGAGTTTCAGCGGTCCCTGAGCGCAGTCGAGGGGCAGCCTCCGAGTGAAGGGCGGTTTCTGAGCGTGTTTCCGGTGCCCGATCGTAGCCGAAGGCCCGGAGTACGCCAATCTCTCGACAACGGATGCTACGCGCAGCGGATCGTATAGACCAGAGTTAGATATATGACTATGTAATAAACGAAATTTTTCAAAAAAATCCCATATCTATGGGAGGCGCAGCATGTTTGAATGGAGGTATGTTTCCGTTGTGATCATACATGAACGATGTTTCACGAGTAAAAGGACACTACAATGAACGACAAAACAACAATCCCGAAACGGCTGCGGGCGCTACTGCCGCATAAGCGCTTCCATTGCCTGCGGACCATGCTCGCATTGCTCCTGCTGCTCTGCGCCACGAAGGCGTACCCGCAGGTGCAATGGACGGAAGTGAAATTGCCAAAATCCCCGAATATGACTTCATTTTCTAGTATGGTGTGGGCAGACTCGCTCCATGGATATCTCTTCGGGCGTTTCCACGGCGTAATACTAAAAACCTCCGATGGCGGTGCCAGATGGTTGCTTGATTTCCTACCACCAGGACCGGATTCACTTATCTATCGTTCCGGGTTCGAATTCAGACACGCCGATTTCAAAGGCAGGGATTTCGGCGTTGTGACATTCAACAAATATGGCGGGCGGGATTCGTTGCTCTTCTATACAACGGACGGTGGCGCTACCTGGAGTTACCATCTGATCAAGATGAATTCTCCGTTTGAAAACACAATGAATCCTCCCGGTTCTCAATTGCGTGTTGACGCAAACCGTGCCCTGTTCCTGTATTACACGCGCCAATACGACGACGGTGTGATAGCCAATGTGATAACTCGCAGCGATGACTACGGCGCGACGTGGCGTGAACTCGGAGGCGACACCGTATCCGGAAGCGGCGACCTCATTAACTATTACGTCATGCTGGACTCGCTGACGCATTACCGCTTCACTACTTTGTGGGACATCGGTGACTTCAGTCGCTCCGAGGCGCGGGTCACAACCGATGGCAGGCGCAACTGGTCCGGTTTCCCCGAGTTGCATTATCTGTGGTTTATTGATAATTCGGAAATTCAGGAAGTCCGGATGATCAATGATACCTCGGTATCGATTAGGCTTAGGGATCCCAACGGAAATGGCGGCCCATGCATTGTCAGCCGGGATATCCGCAATCACCTCACGCGTGAGGCATGGTATAACTATGGGCATCCGTATACATGGCCGAACGGGTGGAAGCAACCGGTATACGATTTGCTGTATCACGACGGTACGTACATCGCCAGAATAACGGATTCCGTCATGGTCTTCCGGGAAAATCCACCGGAGCGCGCACAAAAATTGTACGTACCCGGAGGATATTACGGCTCGTTTTACCTGCAACCGGGCGGTCGCGTGTGGCATTTGAATTGGGGAAAGCTCTGGGTCCTGGACTACCGGACCTTGGGCTCTGCTGTTACTCTCCCCGCGCCATCGCACGACATCGAGGGCTTCGAGTGCTATCCACAACCGTTTTCAAGCAGCTTGGGCGTGCTTACACTGCGCTTGAACAGCAAGCAGCGCCATGCAGAGGTTGAACTCGCTGTATACGATTCGAATGGTAGGCGGTTGTATGATAGAGAAATCGGAGACATCGCGCCTGGCATGAGTGATGTGCATGTGGATATGTCAGCAGCATCGTTCTCACAGTTACCCTCTAACGCGGTGCTGTTTATCGAATTACGAACTCAAAATCAACGCTTCTACACGAAATCACTGTTTCTCAAGAACAAGTAGGAAAGGTGTGACATGAAGAATACGAAGTACCTGTTCACGGCATGTCTCTTCGTCATGATGACTGGAAACGCAATCGCACAGACCCCTGAGTTAAACGATTACTGGCAGAATTTCGTCTCAAGCGGGGCGAATATTCTCTCAGGCTACACTCCCGATCCTAATTCAGTAAATCTCGGCAGTAATATCGCAGGGTACCACTTGGGCCGCTTTGGCTTGCATGGTCTCATCTGGGGGCACCTGACCTGGGTGCGCTCGCCGGAGTATGCTGATCCGGCGACAACGGATGGGCTGCGCAGGTAGTATCTGCGAATTGCTAATGGTAAGATCGATACGATGACGAGCGCTCCGGTCTTCGAGGATATCAGTGGCTGCGGCGCTATCAGCTACAAAGGACCGACGCATGAGGCGATCACGAGATATCATGACGGGTTCTGGCATGATGGCGACATGATCGGTGGCGGGTATAAGGGCTGGGGCATGAAACGAAGCATGGATGCCATGGTGGCTCTACCCAGATATATGCCCCGCATACTCAAGGACGAGTGGTATCGCATGAAAATCCGCTGCGAAAACAGTCCGCCGCCGAGTATGTTCACAACAATCACCATCTGGCTGGCTCCTGGCGGCTCGCCCTTCCCGAGTACGCCGCATTATATGCAGACGTATCGGGGGCTGGAAAAGGGAACAGAAGAGAATGCTCCGATATTACCTGTCACAGACGACGGATCGCTGCACATTGACCCTGTCAGCGGACTGCTGCAACCGCAGCGCGTATGGTACAGGAAAGGTACTGTGGCGATACTGTCCTGCTTTTCCAACATATCCGTGAAGAATCTGGCCGTGTTCAGAGGTACGGGCGGCAGCAGAACGCCGTTCTACAGTTTGCAGGTGCATGGTGCGGATTACACTGCCGATATCAACGATTTCTATGAACACTGGATTCGTGTCGGCGATGAAGATGTAAACGGCAGCGACCGCGACGTGTGGTCTGTGACTCTTGACAATGGTGAATACGTGATTCATACCACGGCAGCCAATGGGTATCCGATCGCTATGCCGGGTGCGCTGTATCGGCAGGATAACGAAGGCGTGTATGCTTCGGCATATCTGAAGTACAAGGACGAAGTTGACTTTACGAGCTTCAATCTGGAGGATTGTGAAATCGAATACGATTTGCGCATCGGCAAGCGCAACACCGGTTATGCTTAATCGGGCATGGCGTTTCATTTCACGAATCGAACAGGAGATCTCCATACCTACATCGACGGCAGAGAGCCAGACCTCGGCGTTGAGGGTGGTGTATTTGAAACCCCGGATGAAGTGACGGAAGGCGATGAATCCGTGGCCCTTCATAGCAGTGCCCAGTCCCTTGTGCGTTTTGGTCATTACTACCGGCATTTGTACCGCTATCTCGCCGCAAATCTGCGTCCCGACAGAATGGAGGTGACACACCATCGCGAGAGCAAGGAGAAAAAAAATGATGCGGGGCAATTCGTAGAAAACAGCGGAGAGCTGTTCTATGGCGGCACTCCGTGGGATGCGTCCTTCAGCATTGATCCCGACTCACTCGCCTACTCCGAAGGGCATAACTACGAAGGAGAAATGGCGGGAGCGATATTGCGCTTCAGCCGCTATATACTGGATCCGACTACACCGGCGGAGCTGAGTACGCATTTCGCCACGAATGCGAGCACCTACATCACGGCCATGAACGACAATTTGCTGGCGAAATGGATCAATGCCGCGCAACTGTATACCGGCAGCAGTGACCTGTTTTATGGCGCCAGTCAGAGCAACTGCTTGCTCGGCATCGGCAATCTCAACGACGGTCATATTTGGCGATACACGAAATCCCGTACAGGGAGTATGTTCCTGCATGCTCGCGGCTTATCCGGCATCACTCCAGCGTACTCTAATTTCTCCGATGCGTATTGCGATTACTATCACACGAAAATTGCCGATGCCTTCGTTCCCCAACAATACGATGGCAGAGACACCTGGCAATGGTATGACGGCGCCGGGTGGTGGGAAACGTATGACAACGGGATTATGGATGCAGCTCACTATGCGGGCGAGGTACGGCATGTGTTCATGGCGGACGAGTATGGCTTCCCCGAAATGGGCGACATCGGGTCGAAGATAGCAGACAATTTCGTGAATGCTATGTGGAACAGAGTTCTCCCCAATCCTCCGGAGAACCTGGTTGATCTGTACGAGTTCCGCCATCCCAATGAAAAGCACAAACTTTCTGACAAAGGAAACAGTTACGGACTCACGGACTACCCGTTGCTCGCAAAATACAATTTTACGGTGTGGGAAATTCTTAATGATTTCTACGCCCGTAAACCTATGCACCTGCGGAATTACGCACCAGCCTCCGCACAGATGGCCTATGCCGTGCGCTACGGTACGCCGCGCAATCTTCGCGCCGAGCCGCTCACCGTGTAGTCCTGCAATGATGGCCTCGTCTCGAACCTGCTTATCCGCTGGGATCCACCGTCGGATTATCCCTGTGGCTATCTTGATGGTCCATCGGGCGGCATCCGCCATGCGGGCACGCGCCTGCGCTGGTATCACATCGATCGCAAACTCGCAAGCGATGCGGACTGGTCCGCCGCCGTGCGCTGGAGCATAGACATACCCACATTCCAGCAAGCCCACAAGTATCCCTTCCTGCTTGATCCCACTGCCGAGGTGGGGCAGAGTTATCAGTATCGTGTATGTACGCAAGACGCCTCAACGGGCATCACGAATCTTTCGGAATACTCCCCAACCCTCGACGTCACCTATCCCGCCTATGCCGGTTACTATGACAGCAGAAATGACTTGCTCGAAATCGACCTCTTCCCCTGGCCGACGATACTGAGCGGCGAAACGCGCACGCTCGCCAAAGGCATTTACTATGCGCCGTTCAACATCCTGGTGGAAGAGGGCGGCACGCTCGTGCTCGATCCCGCCGTGCAGATCATTTTCGGCGATTTGTGCGAGCTGGAAGTGAAGGGCTCGTTCGTCGTCAACGGCAATCCGGACTGCGAGAGGGTAACGCTCACCGGTGTGGCCCCTCAATCGGGAGGCGGCGCCTCGGGCAGTTGGTGGGGTGTGTCGCTCTTTCCCTCCGCGACGCATGACATCGATTACGCCATCATCGAGAACGGAATCAACAATCTGGTGCTCTTCGATCCGGGCGGCGTTGTGAGCAACACCGCATTGCGCTACGCCTCACAACATGGCGTCATCATCAAAAACGCCGACGATTCCGGTCCCGCCGCACAATTGCTCGAGCAATGCGACATTCACGAAAACGGCTGGACCAATGTGTTTATGACACACGGAAGTCTCGATGCGGGAGGCCAACCGATACCGATCTACCCCATCATCCGCAACTCCACCATCCGCCAGGCGCTCACCGGCGATGGTATACTTGTGGCCGATCAGGCATTTCCTCTCATTGAATACTGCGACATACACTCGAACGCGACGAATGGCATTCGCTGCGAGCAAGTGCGCGGAGACGTTTTCGCCAACTCGAACGTCACTCTGTTGCACAGCAACATACACGATCACGAAAGCGGAGCGGGCGTATTCCTCCGAGGCAGCAATGGCCTGTTGCGCTTCAACGAGCTGTATGGAAATCTGCATGGCGTGTCGGCCAACGATGCGTCCATACTTCATGGTGCGCTGTCCTACGGCTCTGTCGGCGGTAATTCGCTGCATGACAATGATATTCACCTGCGAATAGAGAATTGTACCGGTATCTACATTGGGTTCCACTTCAGTTTGCTCGGCGACAGTCGTGGCCACGGCAATACCTTTGTCGCGCCGGGCAGTTACCACATACAATCGGTAAATTCGGCGGGCTTCGCGCAGT
Proteins encoded in this region:
- a CDS encoding right-handed parallel beta-helix repeat-containing protein yields the protein MRWSIDIPTFQQAHKYPFLLDPTAEVGQSYQYRVCTQDASTGITNLSEYSPTLDVTYPAYAGYYDSRNDLLEIDLFPWPTILSGETRTLAKGIYYAPFNILVEEGGTLVLDPAVQIIFGDLCELEVKGSFVVNGNPDCERVTLTGVAPQSGGGASGSWWGVSLFPSATHDIDYAIIENGINNLVLFDPGGVVSNTALRYASQHGVIIKNADDSGPAAQLLEQCDIHENGWTNVFMTHGSLDAGGQPIPIYPIIRNSTIRQALTGDGILVADQAFPLIEYCDIHSNATNGIRCEQVRGDVFANSNVTLLHSNIHDHESGAGVFLRGSNGLLRFNELYGNLHGVSANDASILHGALSYGSVGGNSLHDNDIHLRIENCTGIYIGFHFSLLGDSRGHGNTFVAPGSYHIQSVNSAGFAQCNSYNPYDPYANPPHFDIPGFPMTPDIEVLPLGPCVPPGGGTQTILPKTVASNERAFTLGTLPMLFEKHDDASVLKLLQTYELDPICRHGILSWLGTYAASGSHKDRYLAILDSLSQSWQGGMLAQVRHAGVSAFVSRGGMQMSPGYASSISDSALHSYITLKAAVTNSKELSPMEVLQAQIRNNDTVNKTMSPLTPAAGNGVPVPRISVNAGPPQPEYSGLLAYPNPASGMLNLRVTDARRYEQCRVTDLLGRVVMKVDLRTVTVEEGLYRLDLSTLPRNRYLVTLFGEDGTACKTVVLR